In Colias croceus chromosome 21, ilColCroc2.1, the DNA window CCCACAGAACTCACGGTTTAATACATTGATCTAAGACAATGAAATGTTTATACCATTCTATTGATATTTGAGTAAACATATATGGATATTGTAAGTAAAACAAAAGTTCACATCTCATGAATGAACAATGATGGCGGTCAGAGAGGTTTTGGTTGTGATTCGGTGTGCATGTCAAGATGTGGACACTATCCTTGTTTTTGGTGACGAATTACTTTATTGTGAGTATATTTTGTGATCTTATTAAGTATAGGTAACTAAGATTTGGGATAAAGAAAGGTAAAGGAGATCTTATCTTCACAATATAACTCGTCGGTTATGTTTGGCGCCTAATTGGTTGCGACTATATTTTGGGGTTGACAAAATCTTCTTAACGCAAAGAAAATcagattaaaaaaacttttgtGTTTTTTCATTCACTGGttttaaatttggtaaaatatggttgtttcttttatttctagaTATGAGTTAAAAACAAAAGTGatgtttagtttttgtttcatttaacTTCGATTATGctcataataaaatgtttgaataACAAATCAACAACACACAATTCGAAAAGAAACAGTTTAATAGAGTTAGTTACGAACTCTATTTTCTTGTTAGAAAATTATCTTTTTGCCTAATATTGTACATTATCACAATCTaactaaaatcaaataaagtattaaaaacttttccaatttaaatcaaatgtaggtatatttgcTAATGAAATCCTGTTTTGGAATATAAGctcattaattataaattatagaacTTAGTGTGAACTACGCTGAAATAGGTCAAAGGTGTATAAATGTAAAAGCTTTAGcgtatactagcttccgcccgcgaatccgtccgcgcggatgtcggtcttcgcgtggatggtttatttatccattttgagtacctctgtcaataacatcttataaatatctattggacccaattcccaaatacggctaggcctataataatacgcaacgtgtgttcgcggttctacggaacaacgtctatggataaaactgaaaaattaagattattttttttctacgtatttttccaggataaaaagtatcctattttacgcccaggataataaggtataattataccaagtttcatcgaaatcgaaccgctagttttcacgtgatgccttcacatacagacagacagacagacagacagacaccccctgctatttattttttcaatattttcaatgtacagaattgacccttctacagatttattatatgtatagatttatagtTGCAGTATTTcttcaaaacaataataaatcacCCACATTACTGTGAAGAACGCTAGTGGTATTTTCcatatgttatttttcatattcagTTACTGATAAGGTATACGACGTAGCTTAGTAAGAAGTTGTGAGACCGGCTATACGTAATACTTAcaggataatttatttatttacggcaTACGCCAAaccataaatataacataatattaaacataatatattttccgtCTTATTGACTACATCAAGAATCAACCCAATTATAACAAATCATAGGATTTAGAAAACAACGGAAAAGCGATCTCtccttttttatttccaaTTTCCCTTgagatttaaaatacaatttctcaccacgacaaaaataattaaagatttatcttcttaaatatattttttcagagCCATTGAGccatttaacatatttttttcagattttaaCTACCGGCGAATCGACAGAGGATGATGTCACATCATACACCGGCGTTTACAACCAATACGCTCCCTCCACCGTCAACTTTCAAGATATCTACACCAACACATTACTAGCAGAGAGAGAAAGAGAGAACGAAGAACTGAATCTAAACATTCCTACACAATACGTGGAGTTCCATCCGCGAGTGTTGAAAATATCGCGGTTAACCCCACCGCCGACTATACCGAACTCTTCCTTAAATGAGGAGAAATACCTATCTTCTACGACGACTACTGAAGAAGCAGAAACTTCTAAAGTTATACCAATAAGACATCAACATAAGGGCGTTTTGGATGTGCTTTTCCCGGCGGCTAGAGTGAggacttttaaaaatatatttgatacaTTCAGACGGGTGCTGTCGTATACGTTTTGAAAATGGCGTGATCATGGTTTTTGggttgtaaataaattgtttatttaaaaaggtagtgttttatttattttgattatacTTATATGTAACTGGATGTTATCAACCAAGTAAAGAATTTCTATAGAAGTTAGActacaaatattttcagtaggtactttaaaaaaaattgtgccACACACAAAATACCACATGCCACTTTGTGTATGCCACTTTGTGTATTCTGAAGTATTCGCTTCATTTTTCTTAAGACATTTTATGAAACATATTTTCACTTATTTAAGAGATAAATATCACTTAATATATGGCATTTAGTATGTATAAtgaatataagtatgtatttacgAATGTCAtgttagtatattattaacatttttaaaaaaccaATAGCgccaaaattcaaattaaattagaaaatgaCAAAGGTCATAACGGCTCCCAATTACAAGTACTAAGGGTGCTTCACACGAGCAAGTACTCGAGCGAAAACGTGATTCACACAGATTGCACTAATTACAACAACGACCATTGAACACTATTAACGGGGacacaattaattttttggGTTGCCGCcaatttttaacttatttatcCTTATTTTTGTGGGGAATCACGCTAAAAGATCGTGGAAACCATGCGTCggtttttaaatagtttccGCAAcaaggattatttttattttttgttgctaAGTATGATCTGTTTTCGCAGgttaagtttaaattttaacacgttcactgcggCACAGAAATATCTGTACTTTCCATTACTGCGTTACGGGTCGTTTTAAACCTTGTCCTATACCAGAGATTGTGGCGGCACGAGGCATATTAAACCCCACCGCCCGTAGGAgaccaaaatcgtttttttggcGCCAAATAAGACAAAGTGTGCGGCTTTTgtcgtgattattattaacaatgagTTCATTAACCTAAGTCTACCGTCGCCCGTGGTTAGATTAGTTAGTTTAGATTCTaggggtaaaataaaatgtggggTCTGATGTACCCCATACCGCACTGAACAATAgcagtttttcatataatttagtgatgggaaaagaaatatcgattttatttaattgtatttatttatcaaacttatggatgtttttcattaaaacaggCCAAACAATAGGTAATATTGTTTGCAACCAGTGCATTCTGTGAgaattttctttacttttttgtCAGCCTCACGACTTGTTAAGAAGGTGCGGAGTTTTTAGTAACATCCTACACGTCTCCTCTTCTTTGATCCCTTTAAGAGATGATGTGCCTTGTTTGTTGGCTTGTTGACTTGGGCAAgagttaaattttgatgagccATACACCGATTGCCGGGTGTTTTGGATTTGCCGCTAGTTGATTCAATGTACAAACACACTAATAGTAATCATTATTATCAACCTATTTGAAGAAAGTTACTCAACATGTCACATTCACGTTTCTATtaacgatatttattataacgagTAGTTAGGATGTTTGTAAATTACCTGTATCTACATTCAAGTCATTCTTTGTAAAAGCTTCAATAAGTTGTTCCACAAATAGTCTCGAATGCGTTGCACAACACTAACCGCGTGAGCTAGCTTAGGGTGCGGTACGAGGTGCGCGGTGGTACGAGGTGTTCACAACCTCGTTCCGCACtgtgttagaatttttatttgttcagtgCGGCACGAGGTCTAAGAAACCCGGTATTAAGGTCGGTATACCATTGAACTAGGAATCAATAGCACATCtcagatatatagatatcacttTCCTACACTGAACCAGATGGAAGTTATGCCTCCCGCACGACAGAGAAGTTTACGTTTTTTCCTACCGCTATAACGACGAGACACGGACAGGGTGTTTCAAGCCCTGTTTCGCAGCTAACGTgttaatgaatgaaaattgaaatgaacAAAGActatattattgattttatcaaaacatacaaatatacgaatattttgttttcatattttttccaCAGttgaattaacaaaaacaagaaCCTAGagttaacaaaaacaaaagtaaacaaataaGGTTActgtgataaaaataactacgtttttaaacaaattacaaGTGAAAAGATTGTATGACGACAATAGCTATATTTCCCTTTATGCAATAAGATGTCTCGAGCGCCGGATGAGACGcgctgtaaaaatatttttatcacagtTTTTGCAACTAACtaggttatttaagttttcgTTGAGTTTTATTCGCATTTAGCGAATTTATTCTGAATACACTAAACTTTGAATATGACAAAGTTACAGTATACAGTATTTTTCGACCGATGAATTACATTTACCATAATTATACAAACGAATGATaatcagattttattttttagtctCTAAATTCAAACAATGCAACAGATGAATCAAATGATTGTGCTGACTAAAAATGATACACAATATTGTCAATATTTTACCgcagataattatttatgttctcAAGGCCGCGGCAGAAGGAATAGCCGTTCTACAACTATCTGgtgatatttaaaacatttgtaatacgtaaaatattttctacaaaaataaatatttcccgTTTATTTTTTCAAGTTATCTCTAGGTATCTATGTCAAAAGATATAAAACAACGCTACAGTGTACAGATCCCcattaaaaagttttcaaaatatgttttgaaaatattttataggccTGTAAAAAAGAATCCAAGCCGACAGAAGTAAAAAATacgcaaaaaaattaaatcgaaCTCATCACAGTGCTAAAAAACACCAATCCAATAAAGTGCTGAATTTTCAGTTTTCACAAAAAAAGCCGACGACGATGTCGGACTGGTAAGGGAATTTCAAAGAAGGGTAGAAAAAATGTAACTTATAAGttactataataaaacaaatgtttttgtacactgaacgaattttatttactgCATACTGCGACTACCTGTTATTTGTTCAAATAGTaacttaaaatacaaattataaatatttatggcAACAAATAATATCTACGGTATCGtagtaccacagactaataataatatagtagtacgTATTAACTTATACGAATTGGATTAACTATTTCATATCTTCTTATGTTATAATGTACTAATTTATcgtaaactttatttaaaattatttcgcaataactcttataattatttttcaaacataTCTAACATAAAAGTGATTCaacctatacataatattatttattagcattTCAACGCCTTTGAAATCCCCATAAAATCTAGTTGAGTTCCGAGACATTGGCAGGAGTTTTTCAGTGccgttcatttttattaaaatgaagttAAACCCGCTGACTAGGGACAGGAggtgataatttttattcagaaTCTCTAAGAagtctttataaaaaatgtgctcgatttttattttatgcgaATAAGATGGGCAGAAGTTTGAAATACATTGAAGTACCGAATATAGGTTGGTAGGTTTAGTATGTAAGTTCAAGCTtagttttgaattttaattagtaaatggtttttaattttaataaaacaatcttcATTGATATGCAAATATCAATGAAGATTGTTCTCTTCGAGCGAGTTATGctctaatataaaacacacacacaactgttccaaactaaaaataaatgttcagtAAATGcgatttatatttacttaaactataataatGCTTAAACTATAAAACTCATATTATAGgactttatattgttattaattaaggCAAAACAAATCGATGTCGAGATTAAGCTCTAACAAGATTTCAAAGAAcgcaataatatttcatactgaagaaaacattttcaatacttcaaatcaaaactaatattataaagctgaagagtttgtttgaacgcgctaatctcgggaactactggtccgatttgaaaaattctttcggtgttagatagcccatttatcgaggaaggtttgaAGGCTTTATATCTttacgctacgaccaacaggggtggagccagaaggtgaaaccgcgcggagcagctagttatgttataatgtacctaatgtTAATAACTCAGTTAcgaataatattgataaaagtattaaaataaaactaatagcCGCTTAACTTTTAAAGCCCAAACAAAATCTTAAGCCCCATTGAGAAGTCAAAGCTCAAGCCACAATAGATCGGCTTAAAATGTTCAAAACAATGAAAAACTTGCAAGGGTTAACatggaaattaaattaaaccgACGAATTGTTGGATTTCATTATCACTAATAGGATAAAGGCGGCCGATGGCGCAGAAACCGAATTGTTAACTCGAAAGAGTTCGGATTTCAACTTAAATTGGAACaagatatttttgtagcgAGATTAACAACGCGGGAAATTGTGAATACAATCAATTAATCATCGAGTATAGGTTACTTCGTTTAGTaataaactgaaataaaatacacataaattatgctttatcaaaatatataaagtagATGATTTTAATAGAGCTAAAATGGAAACAAAAGCTCTTgaaattctttaaaatgttttacgtATATGTAGGTCTATTGAACAGTTTCATAATAAGTAGCATGGcatgaaaaaattatacatatggCTATATTTAGGTTACCATTAAACCCATGCCTACTATgttaaaagattaaaaaatacgcATTTATGACattgcaatattatttttcgttgtttttaAATGAAGTACGCAATACCATttaagaagaagaagaagaagaaaatacatttattttaatgtcttGCCACACAGGAAAAAAAAACAGAGAAtagtaaaatacaataaagtttGCATGCGAAGAAAacagaaaattatattcaatactGATTCCAACCTAAACACATAGGGTCTGTGCAGcatcaaacattaaaaaaggaAACCACTCGGTGATATTCTGTGATGCAGAGGCATCGCAGCACCGGTTTTCAGTGGGCCCTCCTCGACAGTCAAAGGCACAgtgtaaatttttttacataatatatttatatagtttGGAGAAAGCAAaagatatacataaataattaacatattaaaaaaagaaaacatattacataaatatacaatatacataattacattataatttgtatgttatagaattatagtaactttactaagtacatatataattgACTAGGTTGTAAGGAGATCAAACAATGCGAAAGATTTAGTTACCAATACCATTTCCAAATAGTATTCAATACATGACCTGCAAACGACACTAGCTCCCCGAAGCCATAACAGTAAAAGATTTCCCGCTTCCCGCACAGACTACATAACGTCTCGACCATAGATAAAAGAGAATATCGTATAcgatataatttgaaattcaGTCGGCAGCCGCTCCGAACGCGTGAAGCGTTAAATGAATGAACTTTTATAACTTAGGTCCTACTCGAGGCTTTAATACCGACTTTGAGGTTTCGCCGGGGTGATGAACATCGCCCTTACTTTTAATGACTTTTTGCTAATATTCAGAGGTTTGCTTTTTAGACGAAAAAAGTTTGCCGACAATTTCGGGGTAGGGATTAGAACGATGTACGGCCGCCTTGTAATGAATATTCTTGGCGAAACGTGGAGGATCTACTGCTAAATATTcagatatttacaaaacaatatttatacctAGTAAATTTGCAAAGGCATTCCATACATTTAAAAGCATAATGCTTTACTTTACATCACATATCGTGCTATGAAGTTATCTttagtaaaagtaaaatatagttcaaatacaaaattaaattcgaCGTTTAACCGTTTCCACTATGAGTTGCTCGATGGTTTTTTAATCGGCGAGCTAACCCGCCGCtcacagacaaaatttttagCACAAACTCATTTCGTGCGAgattaataatacttacaaaagcCGTGTCcgtaaaacaatttaaaactaaaataagcTTTGCCTGAAACGCGAGAGGGCAGCACTCGTCTATTTTTCATCATTTGCATATGGTTGGCCATGAGAAGCGCACGACACAACGCGGCTGAGCGTGTAAAAcagattttcatatttaattttctatttagTATAATTTCGTACATGTTTTCCATCCTTTGGCATGTGTTAAATTTGCATATGAGGAATGAAACTGTGTAATGGTTTTAATAACGTTTTTGGAATGTAAACGTAATCATGCGACTGCAGATTCTTCTTTGAAACGGCAAcgtgttttaaaaacaaaacgtgTTGTGATTTTTATGGCTGTTAGTAAATATTTCGTACATTTAGTACTTTTCATCACTAGTAACATGTCTAAGATAATACGTGCAATTTTATTAAGTGCATATAGCGCTCTTTTATTTCATCTCTATCTACACTCTTTCAATTCGCAAGAAGACGGCTTGgaactaaaatattttgtaagaaCACCAGGAACATTGAAAAAGATACACCGCgatattaaaaagaataaaagcaaattaccgatgatgtttttaaattttacaaagtcGAATAGGCTACCAACggattttaaatacattttaaaatggacGCAGGCGTATTCGCACTATAATTCTGCAATATTTAAGAACGGGCAAAAGGCATTTTTAGACCACAACTGTACtcaatataattgttttctaACAAATGATAAGAGTCTTCTATTGGATCTGAGGTATTATGATGCTATACTTTTTGATGTGGAAAATAATTGGGAAGATCATCCACCAGTGAGAGCTCCACATCAAAGGTACGTTTGAGgcatattttaatacctatacatatacttTGGCATCTCTTTTTGAACCTGATGTAATTGGCTCATAGATGAACTAAAtactttctttattaaaatgaaacacaagttgtacaatgtacatgcgTTTCGAAGTTTTGCCAAGAGAGCCATCAGCCAGCTTTGAtcgaataaatataattttgtttcaaGGTATATTTTCACTGCATCAGAATCCGCCGGAAACTATCCAATATGCGATGATTACTTCGAGAACTATTACAACCTAACATGGACTTACAAACTGAATTCAGATATACCATGGACTTACATTACCATTGTGGATAAAAACAACACAGTCATAGGTCCGAAAGTAAATCTGACATGGGTAGAACATATGGATCCTACGCCTGATTTCGTAAAGAAAAAGTTATTGAAGAAAAAGAAGGCAGTCGCGTGGTTCGTATCAAATTGCTATTCCAAGGCCCGTCAAAAGGTTGCCAATGACATTGCGGTATCACTAtccaaatataatttaaagttgGATGTATACGGCTGGTGTGGTAATAAGACGTGTCCCAGAGATCGGATTGAAGATTGTCTCGATTTGCTACAGAAGGATTACTTCTTTTATTTGGCGTTAGAAAAGTCTATGGCTGAGGACTATGTCACGGAGAAGATTTTATATCCGCTGTTACATTATACTGTGCCTATTGTGTATGGTGGTGCTAATTACTCAAGGTACGaggttatttaaaattaaaaattattgtctaAATTGCAAATCTGTCTCGCACTAAATCACTACCTATTCAAGTAAAAAAGACATATATATCAACATCATTCATAGATTcgatttactttaaatatatgCACAAATCATGCAAATCAGTTGCAAAAACATTACTTAAATGATTCAAATTTCACTTTCATTTCACACCAAAGAGATAAAATAATGGTCTATATACcattgtatcaaaatatcaaaaaagcTATTGTGGCATAAATGGAAAGTCGATATTCGTTTTTCACATATACATGTTCTCACACATTGTTCATTCAACAATTATACAATAGCACTCAGAGAAACATTACACTATTTCAgggaaatattatatttaaaccgAATTAACTGATggaataatgttattaataacattaccAGCGCTAGGCTCATGCCTGGCACAAGCTGAACTAGGTCCTTTTTGGTGGTACTGCGGGCacagttttgttttaattttttttttctcttttcttgttgatattttttgtgttatttgcatgttttctttttttattgtctacTTTGTAATGTGTCACGCAgtgttgtaaaataaatgtttttctttctattacaATATCCTATATAACAACATATTAATAGGAATATTTTCTAAACGAGAGAACGCGTTTAAATTAGAATTACATCAACACTGaagtataa includes these proteins:
- the LOC123701422 gene encoding uncharacterized protein LOC123701422 — protein: MWTLSLFLVTNYFIILTTGESTEDDVTSYTGVYNQYAPSTVNFQDIYTNTLLAERERENEELNLNIPTQYVEFHPRVLKISRLTPPPTIPNSSLNEEKYLSSTTTTEEAETSKVIPIRHQHKGVLDVLFPAARVRTFKNIFDTFRRVLSYTF
- the LOC123701549 gene encoding alpha-(1,3)-fucosyltransferase C-like codes for the protein MYGRLAYSHYNSAIFKNGQKAFLDHNCTQYNCFLTNDKSLLLDLRYYDAILFDVENNWEDHPPVRAPHQRYIFTASESAGNYPICDDYFENYYNLTWTYKLNSDIPWTYITIVDKNNTVIGPKVNLTWVEHMDPTPDFVKKKLLKKKKAVAWFVSNCYSKARQKVANDIAVSLSKYNLKLDVYGWCGNKTCPRDRIEDCLDLLQKDYFFYLALEKSMAEDYVTEKILYPLLHYTVPIVYGGANYSRFLPPSSYIDAGKLNSDEIATLIVEAINNRNVYEDYFRWHNHYTYKESPVIADVCSLCELLHSQENEFKSINKFRQWWNPSYKELCKNEHHFVDIKNK